Part of the Antedon mediterranea chromosome 6, ecAntMedi1.1, whole genome shotgun sequence genome, AATTGCTTGGATGAAATGTACAAAGCTTGGCTACATAAGCAGCTTTTAGACCAACTACCGTATGTTATTTGTACCTTTAAATAAGGTTGATtggtgtaaagctctgtcaacattATAAAAGTTTATgcgataaaaatatttatacatatatggacacgatgatgtcatatcactaccatatttggacacattgtcatttaaaaaaatatctttttaaatatCAATCCGCTCGCAAAGCAtcttgggatttatagcgggcatTATTAGAATCGCCtcatttttcacatttttaaccatttaaagacgaaaaaagttatctcaaTAGGATCATAATAGTAtaaatttttacattaaatgtagtttgcgaccttaaattagatctaaaaaacgtagggaatggttAAGTTTGACTATTACCTGGTCTTGTAGGTATTCATCAACACATCCTCCATGCTGTATTTCTGCTATCAGGCTTTCTGCCGCATCACTGGCTACTTTCTCGGCTTGAACTCCTTTAAtgttattaaacaataattcaATTGTATTTAATAAACTGCCAGTggctaaaataatattaaattctttaaatatgGCAAATAAAGTTAGTATTACCTCTTTTTCCAAGGCCAGAGCCTCCCAATAGACATCCTGTACTGGTCTCTGCAACAATTCTgtaagatacaaaatgacaaaactTTTAACTAATCCTATTGTATCTTTATGTTTGAAAGTCgtataatttgtttgtattgtttttaagaggGCCTCTTCAAGTCAGCTGTACTGCTGTAGTACAGTTAGAGCTACCCTtgtaaaacaaagttgaataCACAAATCAATAATTGTCCAGTAATCAATAATAGCCAAAATGACGATGTATCTTGTCTCTACTTTTATAAAATCTTCATTTACTTACACCAGTTGTTAATTAAGCTTGTACTTACATTATGCCAGTACCATTACCAAGTGCGTCTTGCTCTGTTTCATGTACAACATCGATTTTGACAGGAATATTTGGGAATCTCTTTTTCAAAATACTAGTTGCTGTTTTGGACATTGTATCAGCAATCTAggaagaaataaaaacataaacttttaaaatagtaactgaaaaaaacaaaacttcttTTGGGCCCGTTCAAAAAGGAGCTTTTACATCCCCACCCTGCACAACTATTTGCTAATTTTCatataataaaaattgatttagaaATGAAACTTGGGTGTCAATTAGAGACATCACTATCCTCAGATAAAAAGATTTATAAATTTACCCTGGCTGGTAATACACCAGCAACAAAAGCTCGACCAGAAATTCTGACAAGATGACCTGGGTCAGTCAGGTTCAGTGGTTTGATACACTTGATTGGTTCACACACAACTGCAATTGATCCACCACCTTTTGGATAATAACCTCTGGGAATAAAATGAGCAGTTTAAACACAATGATATGTCTTGAGATTTATAAAttcaaaaccattttaaatataaataattattagtacaaTCTACTAGCAATGTTTATGGCTTTTGTGCATAAATTTTAAGGATAACTGTGCATTAAAGTATGATACAAATGATTTACCTTCTAATGATATCAGCCTCAAAGTTTATTCCGAATCGCTTTGCAATCGGTTGGAATACCTGTTATAAAAGacaaagttatttattttacaaatttaaatgttCAATGCAATAGCTAAGTGTGTATGTTAAAGAAACTAGTACaagttaccccggtgtactagtacatcacagccacttaTCATAACTgagccctctgggagaccagtctttgactgaagagttcaccaagtaaaaataaataataaataaaatagttgtTACCAGGAGACTGTAATCAATTTGTGGTGCAAATTCGGCATTTGTGCCGCCTTTGAACGTTGCTTGAATACTGCCATCAGCAAACAGCATTACAGGTAAAGACACTTGTAGTAATAAACAGATACTCCTGTAAATTTGATACAATAAATATCATAAATGCATCCAAAAGATAAGTCAATTTATTAGCAACAATGGTGGAAACATACTTAAGTATTTAAATAAGAGTGAAACAATCTCTGTTCTTACTTATCTTACCCTGCAGTTTTTGTGTCTGCCTCATAAGTCCCCTTGCTTACCCTGCAGTTTTTGTGTCTGCCTCATAAGTCCCCTTGCTTACCCTGCAGTTTTTGTGTCTGCCTCATAAGTCCCCTTGCTTACCCTGCAGTTTTTGTGTCTGCCTCATAAGTCCCCTTGCTTACCCTGCAGTTGTTGTGTCTGCCTCATAAGTTCCCTTGCTTACCCTGCAGTTTTTGTGTCTGCCTCATAAGTCCCCTTGCTCACCCTGCAGTTTTTGTGTCTGCCTCATAAGTCCCCTTGCTTACCCTGCAGTTTTTGTGTCTGCCTCATAAGTCCCCTTGCTTACCCTGCAGTTTTTGTGTCTGCCTCATAAGTCCCCTTGCTTACCCTGCAGTTTTTGTGTCTGCCTCATAAGTCCCCTTGCTTACCCTGCAGTTTTTGTGTCTGCCTCATAAGTTCCCTTGCTTACCCTGCAGTTTTTGTGTCTGCCTCATAAGTCCCCTTGCTTACCCTGCAGTTTTTGTGTCTGCCTCATAAGTCCCCTTGCTTACCCTGCAGTTTTTGTGTCTGCCTCATAAGTCCCCTTGCTTACCCTGCAGTTTTTGTGTCTGCCTCATAAGTTCCCTTGCTTACCCTGCAGTTTTTGTGTCTGCCTCATAAGTCCCCTTGCTTACCCTGCAGTTTTTGTGTCTGCCTCATAAGTCCCCTTGCTTACCCTGCAGTTTTTGTGTCTGCCTCATAAGTCCCCTTGCTTACCCTGCAGTTTTTGTGTCTGCCTCATAAGTCCCCTTGCTCACCCTGCAGTTTTTGTGTCTGCCTCATAAGTCCCCTTGCTTACCCTGCAGTTTTTGTGTCTGCCTCATAAGTCCCCTTGCTTACCCTGCAGTTTTTGTGTCTGCCTCATAAGTCCCCTTGCTTACCCTGCAGTTTTTGTGTCTGCCTCATAAGTTCCCTTGCTTACCCTGCAGTTTTTGTGTCTGCCTCATAAGTCCCCTTGCTTACCCTGCAGTTTTTGTGTCTGCCTCATAAGTTCCCTTGCTTACCCTGCAGTTTTTGTGTCTGCCTCATAAGTCCCCTTGCTTACCCTGCAGTTTTTGTGTCTGCCTCATAAGTCCCCTTGCTTACCCTGCAGTTTTTGTGTCTGCCTCATAAGTCCCCTTGCTTACCCTGCAGTTTTTGTGTCTGCCTCATAAGTTCCCTTGCTTACCCTGCAGTTTTTGTGTCTGCCTCATAAGTCCCCTTGCTTACCCTGCAGTTTTTGTGTCTGCCTCATAAGTCCCCTTGCTCACCCTGCAGTTTTTGTGTCTGCCTCATAAGTCCCCTTGCTTACCCTGCAGTTTTTGTGTCTGCCTCATAAGTCCCCTTGCTTACCCTGCAGTTTTTGTGTCTGCCTCATAAGTCCCCTTGCTTACCCTGCAGTTTTTGTGTCTGCCTCATAAGTTCCCTTGCTTACCCTGCAGTTTTTGTGTCTGCCTCATAAGTCCCCTTGCTTACCCTGCAGTTTTTGTGTCTGCCTCATAAGTTCCCTTGCTTACCCTGCAGTTTTTGTGTCTGCCTCATAAGTCCCCTTGCTTACCCTGCAGTTTTTGTGTCTGCCTCATAAGTCCCCTTGCTTACCCTGCAGTTTTTGTGTCTGCCTCATAAGTCCCCTTGCTTACCCTGCAGTTTTTGTGTCTGCCTCATAAGTTCCCTTGCTTACCCTGCAGTTTTTGTGTCTGCCTCATAAGTCCCCTTGCTTACCCTGCAGTTTTTGTGTCTGCCTCATAAGTCCCCTTGCTTACCCTGCAGTTTTTGTGTCTGCCTCATAAGTTCCCTTGCTTACCCTGCAGTTTTTGTGTCTGCCTCATAAGTTCCCTTGCTTACCCTGCAGTTTTTGTGTCTGCCTCATAAGTCCCCTTGCTTACCCTGCAGTTTTTGTGTCTGCCTCATAAGTCCCCTTGCTTACCCTGCAGTTTTTGTGTCTGCCTCATAAGTTCCCTTGCTTACCCTGCAGTTTTTGTGTCTGACTCATAAGTCCCCTTGCTTACCCTGCAGTTTTTGTGTCTGCCTCATAAGTCCCCTTGCTTACCCTGCAGTTTTTGTGTCTGCCTCATAAGTCCCCTTGCTTACCCTGCAGTTTTTGTGTCTGCCTCATAAGTCCCCTTGCTTACCCTGCAGTTTTTGTGTCTGCCTCATAAGTCCCCTTGCTTACCCTGCAGTTTTTGTGTCTGCCTCATAAGTTCCCTTGCTTACCCTGCAGTTTTTGTGTCTGCCTCATAAGTTCCCTTGCTTACCCTGCAGTTTTTGTGTCTGCCTCATAAGTCCCCTTGCTTACCCTGCAGTTTTTGTGTCTGCCTCATAAGTCCCCTTGCTTGTGTGGCCTGGGCTGAAACTGACACAACTGGAGCCTACTTCATCTCCTCTTAATTTCCCTTTACAAAGGTTTGCTACTAGCTTTATTCCACTTAAATGCTGAGgtctgaaaaataataataatataaaaacagactatataataataaattttcttGTCAATGACTTACTGGATATTCATTATTAGACCGTCCTGTTTCTTTATTTATACCATGTAAGgtataaagggtctttcacacctgttctggCACGGTTCCAGTACGGTgccggaaaatccaatcgaacgtcaatgttttgttttcacgcggctatgcgcatatcgattggctcATAGCCGCGTGGAGCTTCATGAAAaagaaacattgatgttcgattcacCGGACCGGAagcgtgccggaacaggtgtgaaagacccttaagtCATGAAATAAAAACTTGTTAGCGTACTAATTGTAATCATAAATAAAACTTGTTAGCATGCTAACTGTAAATTACTAACCGTAATCCTGGTTTACTTCGATTAGCTCTAATATTGTTGATGGTAATTGGTTGTTTAGTTAAACAACTTAAAGCAGTTGACATTCTTAAAATCTGTCCTCCCTGCaaatataaataactaaataatagttaatacattACATACAGTAAAACGAATGAAAATGAGAGGTTACTATTTCAACGCATTTCAGTTCATACATAcacagtaaagctctgtctccatTATCAAACTTAAGGTGTGCCCATAatccatatatatataaactaattgtaaaataactcaatgACTTACACCCTCTAGAAATGCTCCATCAATAACAACTGCAGCcatctttaaacaaaaatatttaaaaaagtgaattttaaatttaaaagtatttgtatgATCTTCTAAATACAATACATCCTACACttctttgaataggccattttgcagttagTAAAAGTTAATCAGTTCCATagaaaataaacttaaaatcaaatttcaacaaatacTCATTGACATTGGGCATTCTGACAAAGtcacaaacactttttttttagattcaattttttttttaaatgtcaaattGAATATCTATGAAAATGTTACAATacatattaaaatggcattattCAATAAACCCCTACCATGCCAATGATATCGTGCAATATGTCCTAATTGTCTACCACATTGTACACTAGATTAgcttataggcctaggccctagcctcTCAATCACAGCTTTCAGAAGAGAGGTtgtaatactattactatagtaGACCCTTCTTGACCACAGCAGGAGGTACTAGGcccagcctaggcctagatagaatgCTTACAAAAAGGATGTCGCGCTTCAGTAATTTATATATAACAGCAGTAATGGCTGCTTAAACAATATACTTagaattactaggcctaggctagatatATTAGGAAGAAGAATACTTTCTATCCTGAATTTAAAGACAACGACTTCgtgtttacctttttttttaacaaaaacaccGCACCGTGTATATTACCAAGTCAAGCGTGTCGAATACAAAGTCTGAATGTGGTTTCACAACACGTGTGTACTTACCGCATAAGATGAGTCAATTATTTTAAcgtcaaaataaatataatttataatttttatttaatagatGCAATATGTTAAACTTAACTAACACTTCCTTTCTTTcaagataaataaattaaaatgtgtttgtaCTAACAGTTTGGTTGATAATAAAATACCGTATATCAGTTATGTAGAAACAGAAATGAAAATTCACAAAACCCCCTTTCATATTAATGGAATCGAACGGTCTGTGTCTTGCAGAAGTATGTTGCAATTAAACTTTTATATGAtgaatatacaaacaaacacaaaatCATTGAGAGAGGAATCTAAGACACTCTGGAATCCCACAATTAACATTCGTTTTTGCTTTTCATTAATCTGGCGAGAAAACTGTAAAATCACAACAAAAACAGCCTAGCAATTCATAGAAGGAAGGAATATCAtgtaaccatggaggtataaacttTCCACAAACGAATCTCGCACTTTTATCTCTTCgtggtattattatattagatcAATCCACATAAACATCGTCACCATAAATATCGTTTTCTGCCAAAAGGATAATAGGAAACGATATTAAGAAATCATATGAAGTTGTTAACAACGCACTTACAAATAGGACATCTTGTTCTcagttttatgtgattttattcttttttactgtTCGTGCGACaatgtttttagacaattttaatgtgtgtacTTTCAGCCAAAGTTTCAAGCCATTCAtgagtttgacaataaagtttattgaattgaattgaattgaattaaacattcatataataaattatgtataaGAATCCAGATAAGGAGGAGAGGATCCACATCTACCTAATTTATCTGTGCATGACATTCttcttttataaaaaatgtaattatttaataataatataattgataTATTATTCTTTTGTCATAGTCCATCGTCGTCGGGTCGTCGTGTGTGACCATTGCAATGCCGTGGGAAAACAACGGTCGAGTCGGTTCCTCGTCTTATCGTACCTTACATTCTGAAATACCATGCGcaattcatttgtttattttattattaaacttatcttgaaaacaataatatattgcagtagcataaaataataaacatactaaagtaatatttaaataaaatatacacgAAATATTAAGACTTTATTTTATAAGACGTGAATTgatgtatatttaaaataataattataaataagtaaCCTACGGAAAAAGGACAAGATGGCTGCCACCTGTGTTAGAACAAGTTTTAGACTTTCTCAACGATTTCCACGAATACTCACTGTTAGATGTCCATTGCATGTACGGGTAGTTATATTTATTAACTTTTGCAGTATATCTGTTAACTAATTTCGATCAACTTTGGTTAAACCCCTCAATTTAACTAACGCAATCCGTCAGGCCAATCGAGCGGATCCAGCCAACTCAATCAAAGCCTAAAGGCAAAATGGCACCGTCCGCACCGCGAAAGGAAAAGcggtcctagcctagctaggcctagtactactagcctaggatAGGACGTGCTTTCTTGAAAGGGTCCGGACTGCTGTGTTGGGCTGGTTGtagaaatacagtaaataaattgttaaatattgGGGTTTgtagaataaaataatgattattattatttagtagcCTTATTTATTAGGTAAAAAGTACTAAAAAGGCTAGCATTTTGTAAACATATCTGTGATTTATTTGATTTCAGAGACAGAGTGGAAGGCATGCAAACTCCGCTGGGTATCGAGAAAAAAATTCAAGTATTTTTACaagtaattatttaattaaaagatACCTGAACACTTCAAATGGTAAGTATTGATTAAAATCCTACATGATATTTGATCGTTCTTTCTTAACGTCATTAGTTTACaactgtatattttgttttacttttagtaTATTTTGGAGAAGTAGTACCATTCAaacttttgttttacttttagtaTATTTTGGAGAAGTAGTACCATTCAAACTTTCGGACATTGGAGAAGGCATAGCAGAAGTCACTGTTAAAGAATGGTGAGTGTGTATTTAACAAATCCAAGGAGCATCAATTTTCTCTTCATTTATTGTAGAATATAgtcttatttatttaatacagtatgttaatttattctgtcattttttttttcattttgtaggTATGTAAAAGAAGGTGACACTGTGGCCCAATTTGATAGCATTTGTGAGGTTCAAAGTGACAAGGCTTCTGTGACCATCACCAGTCGTTTTGATGGTGTCATTAAAAAGCTTTATTATGAAGTTGATGATATTGCCAGTGTTGGGAATGCTCTTGTTGATATTGAAACATCTGGACAGACAGGTAAGATACATAAAAAAGGTCCAATTTAAAAGATTTACTTTCATCCAGCAGATAAATAGTaagaaaaagtaaaataaagatttaaatgtAAAAGATGGATTGAGGCAAAATCCCAAGAAGGAAATAAAAGCCTAAGTCAGGGTTTAAGGGAAAAAAAGTAgttattaatagtaatagtatgtacatttattttaatgttattttgttatacatttataGAAACTGGTGAAGTAGAAACTATTGAAGTAGAAGCTAGTGAACTTAGTGGTGATGATAGCGGTGTAGACTCTGTAACTCAACTTAGTGATAGACTAAGTACAAGAGCTATAGCTACTCCTGCTGTCAAACGCCTTGCAGCTGAGCATAAGGTGATTATTAAACCAGTGCTATTATacaaatacatattatatagATAAATAAACATTGAATTCAATAACATTAATTACATCATCCATCTTTCcctaaacatttaaaaatgttaatcagACAAATGCGGATTTTAAACTTCTGAATTAAATGACAAATGATAATACATAAATACGTTTAGTTTTGCTGGAAATAACCTAAATATGTCATGCAATCCATCTAGATAAATATTGCTGATATCCAGGGAAGTGGAAAAGATTCAAGAGTCTTAAAAGAAGATATATTAAAACACATCCAAGCAGCATCATCAGCTACCTCAGGAGAAggtagaataaataatatttattttactgtacttcaaaatgtctaaagctctgtctacactatcaaactagtttgacaaaagaagtgtgatgtgcccaaatatagttgttatatgcttaaatatggtagtgatatactcaaatatggtagtgatatacacaaatatggtagtgatatacccaaatatggtagtgatatacccaaatatggtagtgatatgacatcagctTTATTCATCTTAGTTTACTGTACTTACAGTTTTTTATTTAGTACAGGTGTACTGGTCAGTGGTCAGTAATGGCTGATTGGgccaataataaaaaaaactttaatcatggcattttattttattgactttGTAGGACCAGGATTCCAACAACAAACATCAACCgcgacaacaacaacaatagcGCCACCAATCGTCACCTACAGTCCAGATGATCGAATTGAGCCAATCAAAGGCTTTCAGAAAGCTATGGTCAAGAGTATGACCGCTGCTAATGCTATTCCTCATTTTGGTTATTGtgatgaaattgaattgaatgaattAGTAGAACTAAGACAAAAACTGAAGAGTTTGCCATCTACAGGAGGGGTCAAGTTTACATATATGCCAGTTTTTATTAAGGTAAGAGTTTCTTTTTTACTTATCCTGGTTCTGTTTTGCTATACCATcttaatttcattttacattgaACCGAATAAATCAAATTGAGAAAAGATATATTTCATAAGCTTAAAATtcacatttaaaacaattttgtaaaaCAACTTGTAACTTGCAAggtttattaaaaacataacaaatgaTTCCACTATTTTATTAAAGTTTgaaatgttaatttattattttttgacaGGCTGCATCAATGGCTTTACAACAGTTTCCCATCTTAAATTCATTGGTAGATCAAAATTGTGAAAATATTACCTACAAGGTAAGTTATTGTGTTAAATCGCTTGCTTGTTTCCGTCATAAGGTTTTGTCTAATgtcagtaatatttaaatgttgtcttgttaTTTTTGCttgtacattatatattatatgttatgtCTTTCAACCCTGTTGGTGGTGAAAACAATTCACAAATGCTATTTCAaatcccttttttttttatatgtaaaGTCATTAAATCATACTTTTAATCTTTTATTTGTGATTTTAATTTATGCAAAATGTACTAAAATGACACCAATTTATGTACTAATTATGGTGGTGAATTTTGTACtgaatatttgattttaaacCTGTGACCTCTGAACTTTGGTCCTGATGAAAAAACCCCAGCAATTTCCaactaatatatttattatctaaCTGATACAGGGTTCACATAATATTGCTGTTGCAATGGACTCACCATTAGGTCTGATTGTtccaaatataaaaaatgtacaaaatctAACTGTATTACAAGTTGCCCAAGAATTGAATAGACTGATGGAAGCGAGTGCTTCGGGCAAACTATCCACTCAAGATTTGACTGAGCCTACATTCTCACTCTCAAATATTGGAGCTGTAAGTATTAGCATTTGTAAGAATGCCATGTAGCTATAAAAATGTACTCTATTTAAGTTGATTAAACAATGTAGCTAAAGTTGTACGTATtaatgttatgattttataaGTTGTTGGAATATTGGAGCTATAAGTATTAACATTTACAAGAATACTATTTAGCTATTAATGTTGTGagtttaacatttaaatttgtcTTTCAAGGCTTTAATTGTTCTACaactttaatataatattttgtactACTTTAGATTGGTGGAACATACGCCAAGCCTGTTTTGTTACCCCCAACTGTCGCTATTGGAGCACTTGGACAGATCCAGGTATTGCATTtagaatttttaattttgttattattttactacTGACGAAGGATTTTTATTTCAGTCTCTATAATCATCTTTTTAActttagtttgtttgtttttctttccaAATTAAACTAATTTGTGTAAATTTTCACCTTTTTCAGGCATTACCACGTTTTGATAGTGAAGATGAAATCTACAAAAGTTATGTGATGCAAGTGAGTTGGGCTGCGGACCACCGTGTAATTGATGGCGCTACAATGGCTCGTTTTTCAAATCTATGGAAGAGCTACCTTCAAACACCATCTTCTATGATtctaaatatgaaataaacttGAATCTATAGACTTAGTAAATTATTCTGTATCCTTCCTTCTTGCCAAGTTTTTTCATCGTGAAAAAACCACAAAATCAGGATAAAAATGCACAACAAAAAAGCAATTGTAATGCTACATATTACACAG contains:
- the LOC140051048 gene encoding lipoamide acyltransferase component of branched-chain alpha-keto acid dehydrogenase complex, mitochondrial-like, with translation MAATCVRTSFRLSQRFPRILTVRCPLHRQSGRHANSAGYREKNSSIFTSNYLIKRYLNTSNVYFGEVVPFKLSDIGEGIAEVTVKEWYVKEGDTVAQFDSICEVQSDKASVTITSRFDGVIKKLYYEVDDIASVGNALVDIETSGQTETGEVETIEVEASELSGDDSGVDSVTQLSDRLSTRAIATPAVKRLAAEHKINIADIQGSGKDSRVLKEDILKHIQAASSATSGEGPGFQQQTSTATTTTIAPPIVTYSPDDRIEPIKGFQKAMVKSMTAANAIPHFGYCDEIELNELVELRQKLKSLPSTGGVKFTYMPVFIKAASMALQQFPILNSLVDQNCENITYKGSHNIAVAMDSPLGLIVPNIKNVQNLTVLQVAQELNRLMEASASGKLSTQDLTEPTFSLSNIGAIGGTYAKPVLLPPTVAIGALGQIQALPRFDSEDEIYKSYVMQVSWAADHRVIDGATMARFSNLWKSYLQTPSSMILNMK
- the LOC140051047 gene encoding RNA 3'-terminal phosphate cyclase-like, with amino-acid sequence MAAVVIDGAFLEGGGQILRMSTALSCLTKQPITINNIRANRSKPGLRPQHLSGIKLVANLCKGKLRGDEVGSSCVSFSPGHTSKGTYEADTKTAGSICLLLQVSLPVMLFADGSIQATFKGGTNAEFAPQIDYSLLVFQPIAKRFGINFEADIIRRGYYPKGGGSIAVVCEPIKCIKPLNLTDPGHLVRISGRAFVAGVLPARIADTMSKTATSILKKRFPNIPVKIDVVHETEQDALGNGTGIIIVAETSTGCLLGGSGLGKRGVQAEKVASDAAESLIAEIQHGGCVDEYLQDQLIIFMALAEGQSRLLCGPISLHTQTAIHIAEQLTKAKFTVTPAAGKEACFMIECQGIGLQNTALQS